Proteins encoded together in one Streptomyces sp. NA04227 window:
- a CDS encoding DUF4240 domain-containing protein, whose translation MEEQEFWEIVDSTREDAEGDPEDQADLLVDRLLGLDPEAVLDFSRHFESRYNRAYRWDLWGAAAVLLDGAGDDTFDFFRCWLIGQGREVLEGALHDPDSLAVHLDTFDEDVDGDGEELGYAADEAYEQLTGTVAPDLGLPPPPPEPEGTPLDMENDDALAAAYPKLWERFRG comes from the coding sequence ATGGAAGAGCAGGAGTTCTGGGAGATCGTGGACAGCACCCGCGAGGACGCCGAGGGCGACCCCGAGGACCAGGCCGACCTGCTCGTCGACCGGCTGCTCGGGCTGGACCCGGAGGCCGTGCTCGACTTCTCCCGTCACTTCGAGTCCCGCTACAACCGCGCCTACCGCTGGGACCTGTGGGGCGCCGCCGCGGTACTCCTCGACGGCGCGGGCGACGACACCTTCGACTTCTTCCGCTGCTGGCTGATCGGCCAGGGCCGGGAGGTCCTGGAGGGCGCGCTGCACGACCCGGACTCCCTCGCCGTCCACCTGGACACCTTCGACGAGGACGTGGACGGCGACGGCGAGGAACTCGGCTACGCCGCCGACGAGGCCTACGAGCAGCTCACCGGCACCGTCGCCCCCGACCTCGGCCTGCCGCCGCCCCCGCCGGAGCCGGAGGGCACCCCTCTCGACATGGAGAACGACGACGCGCTGGCGGCGGCGTACCCGAAGCTGTGGGAGCGGTTCCGGGGCTGA
- a CDS encoding tyrosinase family oxidase copper chaperone: MTGQPSKHRTADRTRRRILLGSAVALVGAAALTPVALAVLPEDAEPVGKDADGTLLFDEMYKGRRIEGRKTVGTGEAHGPGQGQGHHGHGGHAGHGDPGVRITVDGKELHVMRNADGTWVSVLNHYQVFDDLRDVARAAVDELDGAKLIPLG, from the coding sequence ATGACCGGACAACCCTCCAAGCACCGCACCGCGGACCGGACCCGCCGCCGCATCCTGCTCGGCTCCGCCGTCGCGCTCGTGGGCGCCGCGGCGCTCACGCCCGTGGCCCTGGCCGTGCTGCCCGAGGATGCGGAACCGGTCGGCAAGGACGCGGACGGGACCCTCCTGTTCGACGAGATGTACAAGGGCCGCCGCATCGAGGGCCGCAAGACCGTGGGGACGGGTGAGGCCCACGGCCCCGGCCAGGGGCAGGGACACCACGGTCACGGCGGACACGCCGGGCACGGCGACCCGGGCGTCCGGATCACGGTCGACGGCAAGGAACTGCACGTGATGCGGAACGCGGACGGGACCTGGGTCAGCGTCCTGAACCACTACCAGGTCTTCGACGACCTGCGGGATGTCGCCCGCGCCGCCGTCGACGAGCTCGACGGAGCCAAGCTCATACCCCTCGGCTGA
- a CDS encoding GntR family transcriptional regulator has product MTATVVTSLREQIREYIVDGIVSGRWKPGERIVERRIATELEVSQTPVREALRELESLRLIESAPNKGVRVRNLTAADLEESYPVRAGLEQIAAELAAPRLAEDCSALEPHVAALYEADRESDGTAQVRHTVGFHRELVRAAGNSVLLHTWEGLGIEVFTALSIRWLGTVQQSYAEEHQALVDAFRSRDPRIAELVKAHVLGCAPRNA; this is encoded by the coding sequence ATGACCGCGACTGTCGTCACCTCACTGCGTGAGCAGATCCGCGAGTACATCGTCGACGGCATCGTCAGCGGACGCTGGAAGCCGGGCGAGCGGATCGTGGAGCGCCGTATCGCCACCGAGCTCGAGGTCAGCCAGACGCCGGTTCGCGAGGCGCTGCGGGAGCTGGAGTCGCTGCGGCTGATCGAGTCGGCGCCCAACAAGGGCGTACGGGTCCGCAACCTCACGGCCGCCGACCTGGAGGAGAGCTACCCGGTACGCGCCGGCCTGGAGCAGATCGCGGCCGAGCTGGCGGCGCCGCGCCTGGCCGAGGACTGCTCGGCCCTCGAACCCCATGTCGCCGCCCTGTACGAGGCGGACCGGGAGAGCGACGGCACCGCGCAGGTGCGGCACACGGTGGGCTTCCACCGCGAACTGGTGCGCGCCGCGGGCAACAGCGTGCTGCTGCACACCTGGGAGGGCCTGGGCATCGAGGTCTTCACCGCACTGTCGATCCGGTGGCTGGGCACGGTCCAGCAGTCCTACGCCGAGGAGCACCAGGCCCTGGTGGACGCCTTCCGCAGCCGGGACCCGCGCATCGCGGAACTGGTCAAGGCCCACGTGCTGGGATGCGCGCCGCGCAACGCCTGA
- a CDS encoding leucyl aminopeptidase: MTALTLSTSAAAGLRADAVVVGVAKGAKGPVLASGAEAVDEAYEGKLAAILETLGASGAEGEVTKLPAPAGYKSPVVVAVGLGEVPEKDADHAAETLRRAAGVAARALSGAKKAGFAFPLAGPGAVAAVAEGILLGAYAFDAYKAGNGDAKGAKAPLAEAALLGGKPRDKAHKAAVERALAVSEELNRARDLVNTPPNDLNPEAFAAIASAAAKENGIKVQVLDEKALAKGGFGGILGVGAGSASPPRLVKLSYTHAKAKRHLAFVGKGITYDSGGISLKPAGHNETMKCDMAGAAAVFAAVVAAARLGLEVNVTGWLALAENMPSGSATRPGDVLRMYSGKTVEVLNTDAEGRLVLADALTKAGEEKPDVIVDVATLTGAMMLALGLRTFGIMSNDDALRATVHELAEQAGEPSWPMPLPSHLRKGMDTPTADIANMGERAGGGLVAGLFLKEFVAEGISWAHLDIAGPAYNEQAPFGYTPKGGTGTAVRTLVALAERAAAGDLD; encoded by the coding sequence GTGACTGCTCTGACTCTCAGTACCTCCGCCGCGGCGGGGCTGCGCGCCGACGCCGTAGTCGTGGGCGTCGCCAAGGGCGCCAAGGGCCCCGTCCTCGCGTCCGGCGCCGAGGCCGTCGACGAGGCCTACGAGGGCAAGCTCGCCGCCATCCTGGAGACGCTCGGCGCCAGCGGTGCCGAGGGCGAGGTGACCAAGCTTCCCGCGCCGGCCGGATACAAGTCCCCGGTCGTGGTGGCGGTGGGCCTCGGCGAGGTCCCCGAGAAGGACGCCGACCACGCTGCGGAGACGCTGCGCCGCGCCGCCGGTGTCGCCGCCCGTGCGCTGTCCGGTGCCAAGAAGGCCGGGTTCGCCTTCCCGCTGGCCGGGCCCGGCGCCGTGGCCGCGGTCGCCGAGGGCATCCTCCTCGGTGCGTACGCGTTCGACGCCTACAAGGCAGGCAACGGCGACGCGAAGGGCGCGAAGGCCCCGCTCGCCGAGGCCGCGCTGCTCGGCGGGAAGCCGCGCGACAAGGCGCACAAGGCCGCCGTCGAGCGCGCCCTGGCCGTGAGCGAGGAGCTCAACCGCGCCCGCGACCTGGTCAACACCCCGCCGAACGACCTCAACCCGGAGGCCTTCGCCGCGATCGCCAGTGCGGCCGCGAAGGAGAACGGCATCAAGGTGCAGGTCCTCGACGAGAAGGCGCTCGCCAAGGGCGGCTTCGGCGGCATCCTCGGCGTCGGTGCCGGTTCCGCCTCCCCGCCGCGCCTGGTGAAGCTCTCCTACACGCACGCCAAGGCCAAGCGGCACCTCGCGTTCGTCGGCAAGGGCATCACGTACGACTCGGGCGGTATCTCGCTCAAGCCCGCCGGGCACAACGAGACGATGAAGTGCGACATGGCGGGTGCCGCGGCCGTGTTCGCGGCGGTCGTCGCCGCGGCCCGCCTGGGCCTGGAGGTCAACGTCACCGGCTGGCTGGCGCTGGCCGAGAACATGCCGTCGGGCAGCGCCACCCGCCCCGGCGACGTGCTGCGGATGTACAGCGGCAAGACGGTCGAGGTGCTCAACACCGACGCCGAGGGCCGTCTCGTACTCGCCGACGCGCTGACCAAGGCGGGCGAGGAGAAGCCGGACGTCATCGTGGACGTGGCCACCCTGACCGGCGCCATGATGCTGGCCCTCGGTCTGCGCACCTTCGGGATCATGTCCAACGACGACGCGCTGCGGGCCACCGTGCACGAGCTGGCCGAGCAGGCGGGCGAGCCGTCCTGGCCGATGCCGCTGCCGTCCCACCTCCGCAAGGGCATGGACACCCCGACCGCAGACATCGCCAACATGGGCGAGCGGGCGGGCGGCGGCCTGGTCGCCGGTCTGTTCCTGAAGGAGTTCGTCGCCGAGGGCATCAGCTGGGCGCACCTGGACATCGCGGGCCCCGCGTACAACGAGCAGGCGCCGTTCGGTTACACGCCCAAGGGCGGTACCGGTACCGCGGTGCGCACCCTGGTCGCGCTCGCGGAGCGGGCCGCGGCGGGCGACCTGGACTGA
- the sucB gene encoding 2-oxoglutarate dehydrogenase, E2 component, dihydrolipoamide succinyltransferase, which produces MAVSVTLPALGESVTEGTVTRWLKAEGERVEADEPLLEVSTDKVDTEIPSPASGTLSSIKVAEDETVEVGAELAVIDDGSGAPAAAPAPAAAEAPAPAAEQPAPAQAAPAQEPAPAPAAAPAGGAEGTDVVLPALGESVTEGTVTRWLKAVGDSVEADEPLLEVSTDKVDTEIPAPVSGTLLEISVAEDETAEVGAKLAVIGAAGAAPAAAPAPAAPAPAAAAPAPAPAPAPAQPAAPAPAPAAPAPAPAAPAQPAAQAPAPAAPAPAAAAPAPARGDDGAYVTPLVRKLAAENGVDLAAVKGSGVGGRIRKQDVLAAAEAAKAPAPAAAPAASAPKAPALEVSPLRGQTVKMTRMRKVIGDNMMRALHEQAQLTSVVEVDITKLMKLRARAKDAFAAREGVKLSPMPFFVKAAAQALKAYPVVNARINESEGTITYFDAENIGIAVDSEKGLMTPVIKRAGDLNLAGIAKATAELAGKVRDSRITPDELSGATFTISNTGSRGALFDTIIVPPNQVAILGIGATVRRPVVVNHPDLGETIAIRDMTYVALSYDHRLVDGADAARYLTAVKAILEAGEFEVELGL; this is translated from the coding sequence ATGGCGGTTTCCGTAACCCTTCCGGCGCTCGGCGAGAGCGTCACCGAGGGCACCGTCACCCGCTGGCTGAAGGCCGAGGGTGAGCGTGTCGAGGCCGACGAGCCGCTGCTCGAGGTCTCGACCGACAAGGTCGACACCGAGATCCCCTCGCCCGCCTCGGGCACGCTGTCCTCCATCAAGGTCGCCGAGGACGAGACCGTCGAGGTGGGCGCCGAGCTCGCCGTCATCGACGACGGCTCCGGCGCCCCGGCCGCGGCCCCGGCCCCGGCCGCCGCCGAGGCCCCCGCTCCGGCGGCCGAGCAGCCCGCGCCCGCGCAGGCCGCTCCCGCCCAGGAGCCCGCCCCTGCCCCTGCCGCCGCGCCCGCCGGTGGCGCCGAGGGCACCGACGTGGTGCTTCCGGCGCTCGGTGAGTCGGTGACCGAGGGCACCGTCACCCGGTGGCTGAAGGCCGTCGGCGACAGTGTCGAGGCCGACGAGCCGCTGCTCGAGGTGTCCACCGACAAGGTCGACACCGAGATCCCGGCCCCGGTCAGCGGCACGCTCCTCGAGATCAGCGTGGCCGAGGACGAGACCGCCGAGGTCGGCGCCAAGCTCGCCGTCATCGGTGCCGCGGGTGCCGCTCCGGCCGCCGCCCCGGCTCCCGCTGCTCCGGCTCCCGCCGCCGCGGCTCCGGCTCCGGCCCCGGCTCCGGCTCCGGCTCAGCCCGCCGCTCCGGCGCCCGCCCCGGCCGCACCGGCGCCCGCTCCGGCGGCTCCGGCCCAGCCCGCCGCCCAGGCTCCGGCTCCGGCCGCGCCCGCCCCGGCGGCTGCCGCTCCGGCTCCCGCCCGTGGCGACGACGGCGCGTACGTCACCCCGCTGGTGCGCAAGCTCGCCGCCGAGAACGGCGTCGACCTGGCGGCCGTCAAGGGCAGTGGCGTCGGCGGCCGTATCCGCAAGCAGGACGTGCTCGCCGCCGCCGAGGCCGCCAAGGCCCCGGCTCCGGCCGCCGCTCCCGCCGCCTCGGCGCCGAAGGCTCCGGCTCTGGAGGTCTCGCCGCTGCGCGGCCAGACCGTGAAGATGACCCGGATGCGCAAGGTCATCGGCGACAACATGATGCGGGCCCTGCACGAGCAGGCCCAGCTCACCTCGGTCGTCGAGGTGGACATCACCAAGCTGATGAAGCTGCGCGCCCGGGCCAAGGACGCCTTCGCCGCCCGTGAGGGCGTCAAGCTGTCCCCGATGCCGTTCTTCGTCAAGGCCGCCGCCCAGGCGCTGAAGGCCTACCCGGTCGTCAACGCCCGGATCAACGAGTCCGAGGGCACCATCACCTACTTCGACGCCGAGAACATCGGTATCGCGGTGGACTCCGAGAAGGGCCTGATGACCCCGGTCATCAAGCGTGCGGGCGACCTCAACCTCGCCGGTATCGCCAAGGCCACCGCGGAGCTGGCGGGCAAGGTCCGCGACAGCAGGATCACCCCGGACGAGCTGTCCGGCGCGACCTTCACCATCTCCAACACCGGTTCGCGCGGCGCCCTGTTCGACACGATCATCGTGCCGCCGAACCAGGTCGCCATCCTGGGCATCGGTGCCACCGTGCGCCGTCCGGTCGTCGTCAACCACCCGGACCTCGGCGAGACCATCGCCATCCGGGACATGACGTACGTCGCCCTGTCCTACGACCACCGTCTGGTGGACGGCGCCGACGCCGCCCGCTACCTGACCGCGGTCAAGGCGATCCTGGAAGCCGGCGAGTTCGAGGTCGAGCTCGGCCTCTGA
- the lpdA gene encoding dihydrolipoyl dehydrogenase gives MANDASTVFDLVILGGGSGGYAAALRGAQLGLDVALIEKGKVGGTCLHNGCIPTKALLHAGEIADQAREADQFGVKATFEGIDIKAVHKYKDDVISGLYKGLQGLVASRKVHYIEGEGRLSSPTSVDVNGQRVEGRHVLLATGSVPKSLPGLEIDGNRIISSDHALHLDRVPESAIILGGGVIGVEFASAWKSFGTDVTVIEGLKHLVPAEDENSSKLLERAFRKRGIKFNLGTFFEKAEYTQDGVRVTLADGKTFEAEVLLVAIGRGPVSQGLGYEEAGVALDRGYVVVDEYMRTNVPTISAVGDLVPTLQLAHVGFAEGILVAERLAGLTPVPIDYDGVPRVTYCHPEVASVGITEARAKELYGADKVVALKYNLAGNGRSKILKTAGEIKLVQVKDGAVVGVHMVGDRMGEQVGEAQLIYNWEALPAEVAQLIHAHPTQNEALGEAHLALAGKPLHAHD, from the coding sequence GTGGCGAACGACGCCAGCACCGTTTTCGACCTAGTGATCCTCGGCGGTGGCAGCGGCGGATACGCCGCGGCCCTGCGTGGCGCCCAGCTCGGGCTCGACGTCGCCCTCATCGAGAAGGGCAAGGTCGGCGGTACCTGCCTGCACAACGGCTGCATCCCCACGAAGGCCCTGCTGCACGCCGGTGAGATCGCCGACCAGGCGCGCGAGGCCGACCAGTTCGGCGTCAAGGCGACCTTCGAGGGCATCGACATCAAGGCCGTCCACAAGTACAAGGACGACGTGATCTCGGGCCTCTACAAGGGCCTTCAGGGACTCGTCGCCTCGCGCAAGGTCCACTACATCGAGGGCGAGGGACGGCTCTCCTCGCCGACCTCGGTCGACGTCAACGGCCAGCGCGTCGAGGGCCGCCACGTCCTGCTCGCGACCGGCTCGGTGCCCAAGTCCCTGCCGGGCCTGGAGATCGACGGCAACCGGATCATCTCCTCCGACCACGCGCTGCACCTGGACCGGGTGCCCGAGTCCGCGATCATCCTCGGCGGCGGCGTGATCGGCGTCGAGTTCGCCTCGGCGTGGAAGTCCTTCGGTACCGACGTCACGGTCATCGAGGGCCTCAAGCACCTCGTCCCGGCCGAGGACGAGAACAGCTCCAAGCTCCTGGAGCGCGCCTTCCGCAAGCGCGGGATCAAGTTCAACCTGGGCACCTTCTTCGAGAAGGCCGAGTACACCCAGGACGGCGTCCGCGTCACCCTCGCCGACGGCAAGACCTTCGAGGCCGAGGTGCTGCTCGTCGCCATCGGCCGCGGCCCGGTCTCGCAGGGTCTGGGCTACGAAGAGGCCGGGGTCGCCCTCGACCGCGGCTACGTCGTCGTCGACGAGTACATGCGCACCAACGTGCCGACCATCTCCGCGGTGGGCGACCTGGTGCCGACCCTCCAGCTCGCGCACGTCGGCTTCGCCGAGGGCATCCTCGTCGCCGAGCGGCTCGCGGGCCTGACCCCGGTGCCGATCGACTACGACGGTGTGCCCCGGGTGACCTACTGCCACCCCGAGGTCGCCTCCGTCGGCATCACCGAGGCCCGCGCCAAGGAGCTCTACGGTGCGGACAAGGTCGTGGCGCTGAAGTACAACCTCGCGGGCAACGGCCGCAGCAAGATCCTCAAGACCGCGGGCGAGATCAAGCTCGTCCAGGTCAAGGACGGCGCCGTGGTCGGCGTCCACATGGTGGGCGACCGAATGGGCGAGCAGGTCGGCGAAGCCCAGCTGATCTACAACTGGGAGGCGCTGCCCGCCGAGGTCGCCCAGCTCATCCACGCCCACCCGACGCAGAACGAGGCCCTCGGCGAGGCGCACCTGGCGCTGGCCGGCAAGCCGCTGCACGCCCACGACTGA
- a CDS encoding DUF1059 domain-containing protein, with protein MRKVADCREFPSEMNCTLTITGEEEEVVRAAAEHAVSVHSHADSLDLRKQIRESLKDEVPQHA; from the coding sequence ATGCGCAAAGTAGCCGACTGTCGAGAATTCCCCAGCGAGATGAACTGCACGCTCACCATCACCGGTGAAGAGGAAGAGGTCGTCCGCGCGGCCGCCGAGCACGCGGTCTCCGTGCACTCGCACGCCGACAGTCTGGATCTGAGGAAGCAGATCCGTGAGTCCCTGAAGGACGAGGTGCCGCAGCACGCCTGA
- the aceE gene encoding pyruvate dehydrogenase (acetyl-transferring), homodimeric type — translation MTDTIRIPRSALDQLPDRDPEETAEWQASLDAVTEAAGPHRAAYLMRRTLERAEGAGLALPKLLETEYVNTIPTDAEPAIDGDEALERRITAWNRWNAAAMVTRGSKYGVGGHIATFASAAWLYETGFNHFFKGKEGRGGEGGAASGDQLYIQGHASPGIYARAFLDGRLTEAHLDNFRRESGGEGLPSYPHPRRLPWLWEFPTVSMGLGPLSAIYQARFNRYLTSRGIKDVSDSHVWAFLGDGEMDEPESTAALALAAREGLDNLTFVINCNLQRLDGPVRANFKIVQELEAQFRGAGWNVVKSLWGSAWDELLRLDTTGALLRRLREVPDAQVQTYQTRDAAYIRQDFFGAEPALAEMAKLLSDDKILECFHFSRGGHEPRKVYAAYKAALAHKGAPTVILAQTVKGHTLGEGFASKNANHQMKKLTVDEFKRMRDVLELPIADSAFVDGQVPYAHPGTDSPEVRYLQERRAALGGPAPARRVHPVAPLPAPADKAFAAFDKGSGSQSVATTMAFVRLVKDLIRDKETGRRWVPIVPDEARTFGMESLFPSLGIYSPKGQTYEPVDRDQLMYYREAADGQILNEGITEAGSMADFIAASTAYSTHGEPMIPFYIFYSMFGWQRTADQMWQLGDQLGRGFLIGATAGRTTLTGEGLQHADGHSPVIAATNPAALTYDPAFAYEVAAIVKDGLRRMYGEAAPGEDQDVFYYLTVYNEPMPQPAKPSGVDEGIVRGLYRFNTAESAGLTLPANAARIQLLGSGTAIHWALKAQRMLAEEWGVAADVWSATSWSELRRDALECDEALLRGEVRVPYLKQALEGARGPVLAVSDYMRQVPDQIAQWVDQDYSSLGADGFGLSDTRDAARRHFGVDAESITAAALAQLARSGEVRATAVKEARERYGL, via the coding sequence GTGACCGACACCATCCGCATCCCGCGCAGCGCGCTGGACCAGCTCCCCGACCGTGATCCGGAGGAGACCGCCGAATGGCAGGCCTCCCTCGACGCCGTCACCGAGGCGGCGGGCCCACACCGTGCCGCGTACCTGATGCGCCGCACGCTGGAGCGTGCGGAGGGCGCCGGACTCGCGCTGCCGAAGCTGCTCGAGACCGAGTACGTCAACACCATCCCGACCGACGCGGAGCCCGCGATCGACGGTGACGAGGCGCTGGAGCGCCGGATCACCGCCTGGAACCGCTGGAACGCCGCCGCGATGGTCACCCGCGGCTCGAAGTACGGCGTCGGCGGGCACATCGCCACCTTCGCCTCCGCGGCCTGGCTCTACGAGACCGGCTTCAACCACTTCTTCAAGGGCAAGGAAGGCCGGGGCGGCGAGGGCGGTGCCGCCTCCGGCGACCAGCTCTACATCCAGGGCCACGCCTCCCCCGGCATCTACGCCCGCGCCTTCCTGGACGGCCGCCTCACCGAGGCCCACCTGGACAACTTCCGCCGGGAGTCGGGCGGCGAGGGTCTGCCCTCGTACCCGCACCCGCGGCGGCTGCCCTGGCTCTGGGAGTTCCCGACCGTCTCGATGGGCCTCGGCCCGCTGTCGGCGATCTATCAGGCCCGTTTCAACCGCTACCTGACCAGCCGCGGCATCAAGGACGTCTCGGACTCGCACGTCTGGGCCTTCCTCGGCGACGGCGAGATGGACGAGCCCGAGTCGACGGCCGCCCTCGCGCTCGCCGCCCGCGAGGGTCTGGACAACCTGACCTTCGTCATCAACTGCAACCTCCAGCGCCTCGACGGCCCGGTGCGCGCCAACTTCAAGATCGTGCAGGAGCTGGAGGCCCAGTTCCGCGGCGCGGGCTGGAACGTCGTCAAGTCGCTGTGGGGCAGCGCCTGGGACGAGCTGCTGCGCCTGGACACCACCGGCGCCCTGCTCCGCCGTCTGCGCGAGGTACCGGACGCGCAGGTGCAGACGTACCAGACGCGCGACGCCGCCTACATCCGCCAGGACTTCTTCGGCGCCGAGCCCGCGCTCGCCGAGATGGCGAAGCTGCTGAGCGACGACAAGATCCTGGAGTGTTTCCACTTCTCGCGCGGCGGTCACGAGCCCCGCAAGGTGTACGCGGCGTACAAGGCGGCGCTCGCCCACAAGGGCGCGCCGACCGTGATCCTGGCGCAGACCGTCAAGGGCCACACCCTCGGCGAGGGCTTCGCCTCGAAGAACGCCAACCACCAGATGAAGAAGCTGACGGTGGACGAGTTCAAGCGGATGCGTGACGTCCTCGAACTCCCCATCGCCGACAGCGCGTTCGTCGACGGCCAGGTGCCGTACGCGCACCCGGGCACCGACTCCCCCGAGGTCCGCTACCTCCAGGAGCGCCGCGCCGCGCTCGGCGGCCCCGCCCCGGCCCGCCGGGTGCACCCCGTCGCCCCGCTACCCGCCCCCGCGGACAAGGCCTTCGCCGCCTTCGACAAGGGATCCGGCAGCCAGTCGGTGGCGACCACGATGGCCTTCGTACGCCTGGTCAAGGACCTGATCCGGGACAAGGAGACGGGCCGCCGCTGGGTGCCGATCGTCCCGGACGAGGCGCGCACCTTCGGCATGGAGTCGCTGTTCCCCTCGCTCGGCATCTACTCGCCCAAGGGCCAGACGTACGAGCCGGTCGACCGCGACCAGCTGATGTACTACCGCGAGGCGGCCGACGGCCAGATCCTCAACGAGGGCATCACCGAGGCCGGTTCGATGGCCGACTTCATCGCCGCGTCGACCGCGTACTCCACGCACGGCGAGCCGATGATCCCGTTCTACATCTTCTACTCGATGTTCGGCTGGCAGCGGACCGCCGACCAGATGTGGCAGCTCGGCGACCAGCTCGGCCGCGGTTTCCTGATCGGCGCCACGGCCGGTCGCACCACGCTGACCGGTGAGGGACTCCAGCACGCCGACGGCCACTCGCCGGTGATCGCGGCGACCAACCCGGCGGCGCTGACGTACGACCCGGCGTTCGCGTACGAGGTCGCGGCGATCGTGAAGGACGGGCTGCGCCGGATGTACGGCGAGGCCGCGCCGGGCGAGGACCAGGACGTCTTCTATTACCTGACCGTCTACAACGAGCCGATGCCGCAGCCCGCCAAGCCGTCCGGCGTGGACGAGGGCATCGTGCGCGGCCTGTACCGCTTCAATACCGCCGAGTCGGCCGGCCTGACCCTCCCGGCGAACGCCGCGCGCATCCAGCTGCTCGGCTCCGGTACGGCGATCCACTGGGCCCTGAAGGCGCAGCGGATGCTGGCCGAGGAGTGGGGCGTGGCCGCGGACGTGTGGTCGGCGACCTCGTGGAGCGAGCTGCGGCGCGACGCGCTGGAGTGCGACGAGGCGCTGCTGCGCGGCGAGGTACGGGTGCCGTATCTGAAGCAGGCCCTGGAGGGTGCGCGCGGCCCGGTGCTCGCGGTCAGCGACTACATGCGCCAGGTGCCCGACCAGATCGCCCAGTGGGTGGACCAGGACTACAGCTCGCTCGGGGCGGACGGCTTCGGCCTGTCCGACACCCGGGACGCGGCCCGCCGCCACTTCGGGGTGGACGCGGAGTCGATCACGGCGGCGGCGCTCGCCCAGCTGGCCCGCAGCGGCGAGGTACGTGCCACGGCCGTGAAGGAGGCCCGGGAGCGCTACGGACTGTAG
- a CDS encoding GNAT family N-acetyltransferase: protein MPEPLIRPARIADGAQLAALDYELWSPLHSVMARPDSPHHAFFTERTPVQDVLVAEIDAPAGQEPEREARRRLWRKREGRAGGRAGGRVAGYIRLVASSHPCNAHVQQIQGLLVADWARGTGVARALLRAACDLARERGARRITLRVLGYNAPARALYASEGFVVEGVLPEEVFLDGQYVDDVLMGRSLL, encoded by the coding sequence ATGCCCGAGCCCCTCATCCGTCCCGCCCGGATCGCCGACGGTGCGCAACTCGCCGCGCTGGACTACGAGTTGTGGTCCCCGCTGCACTCCGTGATGGCCCGCCCCGACTCCCCGCACCACGCGTTCTTCACCGAACGGACCCCGGTTCAGGACGTGTTGGTGGCCGAGATCGACGCGCCGGCCGGGCAGGAGCCGGAGCGCGAGGCGCGGCGCCGGTTGTGGCGCAAGCGCGAGGGCCGGGCGGGCGGCCGGGCGGGCGGCCGGGTCGCCGGGTACATCCGGCTGGTCGCGTCCTCGCATCCCTGCAACGCGCACGTCCAGCAGATCCAGGGACTGCTCGTCGCGGACTGGGCGCGGGGGACGGGAGTGGCCCGCGCCCTGCTGCGCGCCGCGTGCGATCTCGCTCGCGAGCGGGGCGCACGCCGGATCACGCTGCGCGTCCTCGGATACAACGCTCCCGCGCGTGCGCTGTACGCCTCCGAGGGCTTCGTGGTCGAGGGCGTACTGCCGGAAGAGGTCTTCCTCGACGGCCAGTACGTGGACGACGTACTCATGGGGCGCAGCCTGCTCTGA
- a CDS encoding TIGR01777 family oxidoreductase — translation MPAMRIAVAGSSGLIGSALVRSLKADGHQVLRLVRREPSGGDEVRWDPERQQVDTDGLLGCEAVVNLAGAGVGDRRWTEEYKRVIRDSRVLGTATLATAVAALDPAPRVFVCGSAVGYYGDTGEQVVDEDAPAGEGFLPGVCVEWEQATAPAREAGVRTVLPRTGLVVAREGGAWQRLFPLFRAGLGGRLGNGRQYWSFISLTDEIAALRHLIATEELSGPVNLTAPHPVTNREATATMGRVLRRPTPFPVPAPALRLVLGEMAADVLGSTRARPTRLTASGFRFTHPQFEDAIRAALNKSS, via the coding sequence ATGCCCGCCATGCGTATCGCGGTCGCCGGTTCGTCCGGACTCATCGGCAGTGCACTCGTCCGCTCACTGAAGGCCGACGGGCACCAGGTGCTCCGGCTGGTACGGCGGGAACCGAGCGGTGGTGACGAGGTCCGCTGGGATCCGGAACGCCAGCAGGTGGACACGGACGGGCTCCTGGGCTGCGAGGCGGTGGTCAATCTCGCCGGGGCGGGCGTCGGCGACCGTCGCTGGACCGAGGAGTACAAGCGGGTGATCCGCGACAGCCGGGTGCTCGGCACGGCCACCCTCGCCACGGCCGTCGCCGCCCTCGACCCGGCGCCGCGGGTCTTCGTCTGCGGCAGCGCGGTCGGGTACTACGGCGACACCGGCGAGCAAGTCGTCGACGAGGACGCGCCCGCGGGCGAGGGGTTCCTGCCGGGTGTCTGCGTGGAGTGGGAGCAGGCGACGGCTCCGGCGCGGGAGGCGGGCGTACGAACCGTTCTGCCGCGCACCGGACTTGTGGTGGCCCGCGAGGGCGGCGCCTGGCAGCGGCTCTTCCCGCTGTTCCGGGCGGGACTCGGCGGGCGGCTCGGCAACGGGCGGCAGTACTGGAGCTTCATCTCCCTGACCGACGAGATCGCCGCCCTCAGGCATCTCATCGCCACCGAGGAGTTGTCAGGACCGGTGAACCTGACGGCACCGCACCCGGTGACCAACCGCGAGGCGACGGCGACCATGGGCCGGGTGCTGCGGCGGCCGACACCGTTTCCGGTTCCGGCTCCCGCGCTGCGCCTGGTACTCGGCGAGATGGCGGCCGACGTGCTCGGCAGCACCCGGGCCCGGCCCACCCGGCTCACCGCGTCCGGATTCCGCTTCACCCACCCGCAGTTCGAGGACGCGATCCGGGCGGCGCTGAACAAGTCGAGCTGA